CACTGACATTAAAAATGGATGGCCAGCCTTTGAAATCCTGACAATGAATCTAAATTAAAGGTCAGGCTTTTCAACTGAATAAATTCTATAATATATTAGACCCCTCTGTACCCTGCATGCATAAAAGGGATCCATAATAACATAAGTGATGAAAAACCTCCAACAGATAATTAAAACTGAGATgttatcaatgaaaaaaaaattttatCTGAGGAAGCatattttcttctccttttcctttgttttccttgattttttttctgctacagGCTTTAGATTTGTAACtatattttgaaaattacaaTACAGTCATGCATTATCCTTAAGTGTTTTTGCAGTATTAGCCTAGTGATTAGTTAAGATGTAATATAGTTtgtaaataaagatgaaaaaaacgttttacttACATCAATGAAAATCGACATTCCCCTTTTTAGTTCCATTTGAGCAGTGGGCTCCTCAGTCACAGACTGAACCTCCTCTGAACAATCCATCTTTCAAAATGTAGCTTCAGTTATACCTACTGTCCAAAAGAATGTGTGTGCTTGAACCTCTTGTCTGAGCAAAGCCAATAGTCAAAAAGAGAGACAGCTCAACGCGGTCAAGGCAGCTGGAATATAACGCACAACTTCCGGATTAAAGTTTCACAATTCCACCATTCATCATTGTTTCGTGCGATACCACAACAACAAGTAACTAGATGTTTTGCTGCCGTTCTTTTTCCAGATATGTTCCGTTCAAAGATCATCTTGTGTTTGGTGGGTGATTTAGAGGCTATTCTTTCCAGTGCTACCACACACACTAAGACGTTTCCTAAATctatgcttttattctgaaagcaAATTACTGAACTTCCTGCCAAAGCTGCTTTCTCTGATGGTCTTGATAGCGCCTCGGCTCCTGCAGTGATGGGTCCTTATGGTATACTTTAAGGTATTTACAGTCACTGGTCCAATCCTGCGTCTCCGCTCACTCCGGTCACTCAAATGACTCAAATGTATTTCCTTCTGTTTTGTATCGTTGTGCATAGGCTCATAAACAACCACTGTCAGATcactaaaaaatacacataatatacagatacagataaagTCACTGTAACCAAGCCACATGTCTAAAAACATAAAGCGAATTGAGCATCACAATTAGCATACATGCCTCAGATAGTCCATATATGTAGACTACACGTTTTGTTAAAAGATGTGTTAAAAGATAAAGAAGTAAACTAGTCGTTTATAGCGTTCTCTTTGTGGCCTTAGACGTTTTTCCCACAGATGATGTGAAAATGGGACAAAGAGATCTTTTCCGacacaattttaaattaaaagataaaaacttAGGCCTACTCTAAATCTCATGGCCTGGCCTGTCTCTTTGGTTTTCAAATTGTGCTTCTCTAAGTTGACCATTTGTTGGATTTAAGTTGAGATGGCATTTCTAGTAGGtaatcatttttgtttgcattgatTTATCACGTTGTAACATCTACAGTATCATGACAACATTATTAATGGCATTTTGCGCATCTTCATAATTTAAGAAGACTAGGCTActgaaagaaaatacacatgAGTGGGAAAGAATAAACTAACAAACAGCTAGGATTTGTGAACCATTTTGCCCTCAAACGAAATGTTCCCAATAAAACCTGGTGATGAATTGGACCAGATTGTCCAGAGttacatattttcatataaATCCAGAGTAATACTCATATATAAACACTGTGAGTCGCGTGTAAACTGTGTAACAGTTCCATCTAGTGGAGTGTTACGACAGCGCAGCAGTCAATCCCACCATATGAACGAATAGGATCATCTTTTAGTGTGAAGAATTTTTAATCTTATACCAGGTAtgaattcaaaattcaaaagcCTTTGAGAAAGTGGAGAATGacaaaaagtgttttgaaaACTACTACAAAAGAAGCTCTCTTTCCCCACAGCTGGGAGAGCCAGCTGAGCGGTTGGAGATGCATGAATGCACATATTGTCTGCTTCTCTCGCCTCATTATGAACTTATGGTGAGCATGCCAAGCAGGAAGATTCCCCTTAGGCTACCATGTTATACGGTAGGTTCTTATAAATACAAGATAATGTAAATACAAACTCTGTTGCACACTAGAAAtcctacttttctttttttaattaaaaatggttGAATTAAattttgtgagtgtgttatGACATCCGCAAAAGATGGATAACCATACAACTTAACGCCACTGCTGGAacataagtacatttactcaagttgTGTTCTTAAGTAGTACTTAGCCTACTTTAAACTTAAGCAAACCTTTGAGTGCAAGACTTCTATGTGTAAAAGTATCTTTGGACATTGTGGctttacttctacttgagtaaataatGTGAGTAGGCCTACTTATTCCACCACTTCTAAATGTCAGCATAGTAACACATCCTTCCTAAAAGTTTAAGTTAATGTGTACATTTCCCCAAGAAATCTAGGCTATTTAAGTACAACTATAAGTTACGTGTAGACCCACTTACaggtttttccattttattcaaacaaaacatgttatATTGTTAATAACATTGTTAAATGGTAAACAAcccaacagcaaaaaaataatttgagcTCCACTTCTGCAAGCTAcattaaaattttattttaacagatcTGTGTATTAGGTGTAGTTGTATagtgtggtattgctactttaaTAGCTTACATCTAGTAAAAACTATAATCTTGCACCACTGCCTTCTAAACTGCTTCTAATTTTGTGGATAGATTTAAAATCTCTATTCGTttaagtaatttaatttaaatagttGAAGTACCACATCATGGCATGGTAGTAGTTTGTGTGTTGTGGTAATATTATGAATGTGTATAATAAGAGGGTAAGTGGCAGAAGTGACACAAAACATGCATAATTTGTCGTGAACCCCCACGAAAATCTCGCGATAACAAGGATGACAATCGGAGCGCTCTGATTGGATGAGAACGTCAAACCTATTGGTCACGTGGAAGGGGGTCACTTGGCATTCTGGGACACAAACAGTGGTCTGTATGGGTCCGTATGAATAGCTTTGCGTCAACAGCAGCAGTTTCCACCGTGGAAGGAGGGAGACGACAGGATAATAACGGCCAGCCAGCAGAGAAAGAGCAAACCATTTTTTTCTAATGCGACTTCTTCGTCTTGTTTGTCGCTGTGTTGTTCGGGAGAAGCGTATGAGGAGGCCAGCTACGGCGGTTTAGTTTCTGAAATGCAGCGGTGGACTTTATTCAAGAAGCGAGCCAGTTAGCTAACAACGGGAGTGAGTTAGCCTTGCAGTGATTTTTGCTAGTGCGTTAACGTTAGCTGGACGGAAACGCTGGTGGAGTCCTAAAAGTTGATGTTCGTCCATCACTTCGACTCTGGTCATTTCAGTCCATAGAAGAGTTGATTGTTTTGTAACTGAACTCAGCTTTCCTACCCTGACAGCTCCCTccacactacactacactgtCCTGGCTGAGGAGTAGCAACTCTGAATATGTcgagtgtttcagacagagacCACAAAATTGGCACTTTTAAATCTTTGGACTGGCACGTTGCTCAGCTAGTTTACCCAAGATAAACCTCGTTAAATTGGACAATTCGTGTAATGGCCAAGGAGAGTGACGAATTTCATCTGTATGTCTCACTACAAAGTTGCTGTCAGAGTTGCATGGCAATGGGCTACCATTGCTAAAGCCATCTTAAAATTACATAGAAACGTGGCTCTGTTGAAACTCAACAAATTTGATATTGCTAGACATGGACTTGCGCTCCACGTAAAGACTGCCTGCAAACCTCAAACGTCATAGCTGTCTTCAGGTCGGACAGTTCATCTGAGCCTTGCTGCTGGTCCACAGAGCTTATCTGAGGGCCATCATGTCAATGTCAGGGTCCACGACTGTGCAGCTTTTCACCAAGCTTGTCAAGCATGCGGTGGGCAAGGCGCAGATTCAGTTGAATCGCTGGCTTCAGAGGACTGCCACAGATGAATGTGACAAAATTGACATCCTGATATGCAGCACCTTTGACGAGACAGGGGCTGGCATAGGGAGGTCAGATGGAGAACCTGAGGTTATCAGTGATGCAGGAGGAACGACCTTCAGCAACAGTGGAGAGTTCAGACACCCATGCTGCATCACAACCTTTTGCTTCAAGAGCGCCCTGCTGGCTTGCATCCTGACTGCTGTGTGCTTCTCCTCGGTTGCACTGGTTCGCCAATACCTCAAGGACCTCCTGCTCTGGGTTGAGAGCTTGGACAGCTTCGTTGGAGCCTTGCTGTTTATAGTTGGTTTAATTATTGTGTCGTTCCCGTGTGGATGGGGTTATATTGTTCTTAATGTGGCAGCTGGCTACCTCTACGGCTTTGTGCTGGGCATGGGACTAGTTATGGTGGGAGTTTTAATAGGGACCTTCGTGGCACACCTGGTGTGCAAACGACTATTGACTGACTGGGTGCTTAACAAGGTTGGGAACAGTGAACAGCTCAGTGCTGTCATACGAGTGGTGGAGGGAGGAAGTGGACTCAAAGTTGTGGCCTTAGCGAGACTCACCCCCATACCATTCGGGCTCCAAAATGCAGTTTTCTCGGTGAGTATGAAAATGCTATGACTAGCTTTTCCTTTTCCCTTTAGAAGGACATTTGACATCATGTAGTGTCCGCTGTAAATGCATATGGTTTTAAGCAGAAATGTCACAGCAATGAACCAGTCCGGAGAAGAGCTCATTAACCTACTGGAGGATGGTTCAACAAATCACTTGCAGTCATGAGAGTCAAACATGTGaccttttcaattaaaaaaaatatatatattttcttattgCTAAGCCAACCTAACATTCAGTGGAAATCATAACTACCTGAAAACCAGCCTTAGAGAAAAGACTGGGAGTAACATGTAGGCTAGATGTTTATCATTTTAGTTGTGATAAGTTTCAGACTTTGAACAGAGTAGGTGACCCGTTACTTCACTATTCAAGGCAGACCATAAAATCTAATAGCATGAACGAAAATATAAGGCCAGTCTCCAGAGAAAGAAATCTTGTTCCACTTGGCGCTCCTATTGAATGGATTCTATTGTTGCCTAAGGACATCATACATTTTCATCAGTTCAAACTATCAGTATCACATGTTCAAGTCCTAGTTAaggtttttaatatttgtaGTAATATACAAAACCACGTGATTTAGTAAAGACTAAATCATAGAATTTTTTTGTGAGGTAAACCTAAAGTCGTTGGTCAATGCAACAAACATAAGGCTTAGCAGTATTAGTATGTTGCTTTCATCTTCTCTCCTACACTTAACCTGAGACCGTTGACCTTCATGGCATGAATAATTTATCTTCGCCGATTACCCTTCTCAGTCAACCCATCTATACCTCGAAATGGTAGTATGAGCCTCAATGGATGCGTTACTGTGTATTCTAGGAAATCAGCTGGAAGGTCACGtaacatgaaaaatgtcatgtcaGTTGTAATTGAAAGATTAATGGAGAATACCCACCGGAGCATGAACTTGATGTTATGTAACCATTCAAACTGAGATCTCTAGAGTATTCCAAGCCATTCTGCTGCGAAAGAGCTCTAATCAATGTCTCCAATTTCACCAGATTATACAATATCTTGCATGGAGCTGGAAGTGCTTCACTAATACCACATTTTCAGATTGATTCCATTACATAATTGTCTTACATTAGTCTCCTAAAAAAATCCcagtgaataaaacaaacaatctcACAAGGTTGTTTACACTGAATTTTGAAATGATAAGGCtgaaaaaatggagaaaacatAGATTAAGTAGGTGGAACTTTAATGTACTGGAGTACCACCAACAGCAACACAGTATCCGGTTTGCACAAGTTGGTTGCATGCCTATATCCTCAAGCAAGGAACTGCAGTGTTACAGTTTGTTAATGTGCATGGCATATCTTTACACAAACAAGAACGTATATATCTACATAAATTTGATTTCAGAGTAAGTGTGCAGGCATTTTTCATCAAGCAGGATTCTCTGATTTGAAATTTGAGGTTGGTCTAATTGACTCTCACACAATGCATTACTTTAAATGACTAGTTGCATACACATGTCCAAGGATGATGTTGGCAAAAAGGACAAAGTCCAGTTCATTCTAGTTAAATTGGAATTTGGCCTACTTAAACAACATCTCATTTCAAAAGTAgaatgcacattttaaagtgataaACACCACAGAAAGCAGCTGGATTATATGCAGTCAAGTCATCATCATATGCAATATTTCACAGATACTGTTTGAGTCAATTTTGACATTTCTATTGCCCTTAACTTTAGCTGTTTTGAATATTGCACCGTGTTTATAGAAAAATATATGAGAAGAGAATCAATATAGTGTCGAAGGCAGAAACCAACAGTAGCATAAACATCCAGAAGTGGATGTGAAGGGGGCGCTTAGAAGGCATTCGTAGCTTAAAGCATGAAGGCGATGCACAGGCCTGAGgcaagaaaagggaaaaataagaTGATGTAAGTAAGATTCACAAGTACAGTAATTGCATGTTGCAAAACCAGTAGGTTTTCTGGGGTGACTGATTTACTGAGACAGTTCTCTGTGAAATGGGTGTTTGGCATTTGCTTTTGATAGCTCTGTGCACTTACAACAACCCAACAATAAACACTTCACTATTTGCAACTCATTCAAAATATTCTCAATTTTGTCAGAGGTGTTTTGACCCACTTCTGGTAAATGATGAGGGTTACATTTGATTGAATTATATTGGAAGCTGTTTTTAATGATTTGTCAACCTCTATTTACATACATGGGGTACAAAATCTGACAACAAAATAATCTAACCCGAAACAATTATCCTCTTCCCTACAGCCTTCGAAATTGAGTTGAGTTGACACCcttttattagattagattagatcctttattgtcattacacaagtacaggtacaaggcaacaaaattcagtttaggtctaaccagaagtgcaatagcagtaagtgcaggatatacaatggtttcataagtgcaggacatggataagtagtgaatatttttttaaattgaaactattctaaactgaatttatttagaatttattAATGGTGTAAACtaattagaaataaaatgttttgcacgTGTAGTATTTATTACAGGGAAATTTGATTATGTGTCATGGCACACAATCTGATCAAGATTAGGATTCCTGTTAAGAGTGATGATGACTTACTCTAATGTCATTTGGTCAATGCTTTATGTTCTGATCCTTCCATGTAACATTTACTTTGCAATAAAGATCttaaaaaatttagaaaaataaaatttgcaCAGAAGACTTTATCATTTGGTTATTTCATAtagactatttatttatttatttattgaattaccaGAAAACATGCTATATCGtgatatatatattgttattgAGGTATGAAATGACCTATATATTGGGGTAGAAGATTTGGGCCATATTACCCATGCCTACTGGAAATACTGCTGTGATTTATATTTGGTCTTAAATTTAAGCTCCAGACTAAAACATAAGGCAATTTGTTAGGCTAAAAATTAGAATTTCTCTTAATTTTAATGGTCACCTGTAAAAAGACTTTTTTGAACAGGACATACAAATCTACCAGATTGGTTTTCTTTTGCCTGACTAACTTAAATGGTTTCTCAATAACAGTTGTTACAACATTGAACTACATTCAACATTCTGCAGAGGTGAAAATGAGATGTCAAAGTCTAAAAGGACGgctgttttctctgtgttgccCAACTGCTGCCACTGGCAGGGGCGTTATTGGTGATTCACAATCAGTTTGCCAGGGTCAAATTGCCCTGGTCCTGTTTTTGCTTCTGCTTGCTCCTGGTCATTATCTACGGAAGGAAGgaaagcaaacaaacatttttatgaaaaaagaagGCTGTTACAAAATGGGTCATATTTGGTTGTATGCCAGTTTGAATTTGTGATATGTCCCTTGGTTAGTTTCAACTCATGACAGCTGTTTGTCTTTGAAAAGGCCGCTTATCTGTGTGACTCATTCATGACTTTTGGAGATAGTTCCCTTTGACATAGTTTTAGGTTTAGGAcagattgtttcttttttaccaaCACACTTGCATTTGTGCAATGGTTTGGCCTCATttggccagaaacacaaaaatgataATGTAGTTCCTCTGTTACTAGGAAGGctagatgtgtaaataagcaacggtttgctaacaagtttacTGGCGATATAAAGGATAATATGCCAATGTGTATTTTCTAATTCACAAAGAACTTAAGCGTGAAATGAACACGTGCAAGGATCAGAATGTAAAGCATTATCCAAAGGACGTAAACAGTGACGTAACACAGCTGGTTTTTCGGCATCTCTCTGGAAATTATATAGAAAAATACCTAATggacatttttatattgttttggtgaaattaattgcccagccctattaaCCATCATTCAAGGTCAGTGGGACTGGAGAAAATCAGGCTCCTCTCACACCTCAGTATGACTGAAGATCACAGTGGAGCATTCATTAGAGAAGATAAACCATTCCTACCAGAAGCAGGCTAATAAGCTGAAACTTCCAATTTGCCTCAGCCTGGAAGGGTTTCAAACCCAGCTTAAGTCTCTTAACTATACACATCTTGGTATTCATCTTACCCGGTTGTTTGGTATTATCTTATTCTCCACAATAGCCTGTTCCGGTTCACAGTGAAGTTATGTGTTGTCTGCTCTGCCCTTGGTAAGCTTTCTGTGGATGAGGCAAAATTTCACCGTGCCCCGTGCTTCTTTCTGCTGAAGTTGATGGTGCTACATTATAGCCGGTAACCTAAAACGACACAAAGACTGCATTAGTTAGCAAAACAATGGGACAGCTCAGGATAAATCTTTTTGAATCCTTTCGTGGACAAAGTATACATACTCAGCTCCCCATGTGTATTTAATTACATGTTATCACTGCTCGCTGGCCTGCCTCCATACTTTTGCTGTCATAATGAGCTGATTAAGCAATTGCCGCATTCCTTGTGTGATTTAAATGCAGGGTATAAAAGAAGCACCGtctaccagccaaatgctggttaAATGTGAAAGTGGTTGGTAGATTTGATCATGGTTCAATTCATCCTTAATTATGGTAGTGCTACTTGGAGTTGATTGcaccaactcaaatcagcttTTCTGGAACTGAAAACTCAGTTTCCTGTCTCAgagtaaatcaactcagagttcagggttagactcagagtttgttaaacctccttcctgaaacggaCCCCAGGTCATTCCTTGAATGAGGCGTTTCTTCACTTTTCCTCAGGTTTTCAGAAGCAAGCAGGAGGGTCAGTAAAATTTCTCTgtacaatttataaaaaaaaaaaaaaaaaaaaaaaaaaaaaaaaactatccctTCTTTGGCCGTATATTATACCGCTGCATACGCTAGATGCCTGGGTGGGAGGAGACTTCAGAAGACATGTGCCTCTTAACTCAGGGATAATggctgagagaaagagaatgcaTTCCTTTTATACATCTGCAACTTTCACAGGCTCACATGTCATGTCTCagagaagacattttgattGGGTTGACACATGGTTTATACACCTCAGTGCTTTTCTTTTAAGGAAACATACTAAAGATAAAAAACTTGATAACATTAGTTTGATTAACCAGGTTTTGGAAACATCTGTGTCCTCTAAAGTGTAACCCAGACTTTAATCAGTGTGTAGTGTGATAACAGGAGAGGGGTTATTATTTCCCACTAAGAGGAGACACTTGGGTTGGATCTAACAGACATGTTTTCCAGCCGTGATAGCATTTTGGCTGAGCCAGTGTCCTACAGAAATTCACCACTGCCCTTGACACGCCGCTATCAGCCACTGTGCACACAGTGCCATGACATCTTCGCGCATTGGCTTATGTCATCACTTTATTAAGGGATCAAGGGTGACAGCAACGCAGACAATTCCTTGTACAGTATTTAGTTGGTCGCACTGAGATATGAAATGAGACATTGAACTGGACATGTGACATGTCGTAGTTCAAGGTAAATAACCAAGATTGTACGTTACCAGTATCTTGccaattttcttatttttttggcttcaaatgaaaacagttgCAACAGCTTTTCTCAAAAATTGCATTATAGCTGCAGTATTCTTCTTTAAACaagattttattaaagaaaacgAGCAATGCATCTGtatcattgttttcatttttagttgGTATCACACCCCTACATTTCGACttaagtataaatatataaataaaataaataataaaataattattactattaaaaaagggacacctatctatatatatatatatatatatatatgtatatgtgtgtgtatgtgtgtatatatatatatatatatgtatatgtgtgtgtatttataagACATAACCTTACTTGCTCTATAAAAGACATTGACATAGACAAAACATTCAACTCGTAAAACTGAATAAGAACCAATGTCATtaagagaataaaaatgtaattaattaaaaaatgtaatcatgaacagggtgaattgaatttgcgattttataacgattaatcgtgcaggcctagtacACATATTACATacttaaatgtttaaacaaatgttaacaCCCATAGtactacatgttttttgtgttgaagagcaattttgtaaagaaaaaaaaaaaaggctgtgtttatagctgctaagaggatgattgcaacccaTTGGACGGCACCTCGTGACTTATCTGTTTGTTCGTGGATCcttcttttttggatgtcacaTACATGGAACTTTCAACGACTCGTGTGGGTGGAGCCCTGGGACAGACATTGGACGcttggcacagcattgctgagtccttgaaggcaatgctgtagccttttcctgtgtgtgtgtgtgtgtgtgtgtgtgtgtgtgtgtgtgtgtgtgtgtgtgtgtgtgtgtgtgtgtgtgtgtgtgtgtgtgtgtgtgtgtgtgtgtgtgtgtgtgtgtgtgtgtgtgtgtgtgtgtgtgtgtgtgtgtgtgtcccttcatccagtttttcctctctgtgactTTGTGGCCCTGGGACTCGTTCCTATgccccagtgtgttgtttgtaactgttcgtGAATGATATGGGTACccaaatttgatcacaaaaaaggcAATAATATCAACCAAATAGTGCTATGTTTAGATAACTGGCTCCATCGTAAACTTCAAATCTCATGACTCTAAACTTTTGTCTCCTCTCTAATGTTATGAATCACTACTGAAATCTACAAAATAGTGACCTAGTCAGTTCACTTTAGTTTTAGCTCTTGCTCAAAGGAAATTGAACTTCAACCCTAGTCTTAAATATGAATGCACAACGGATACATTTTCAActgattttagatttttctatACTATAGCTTAGTATAGATTTTTCAAGTCTGCTTAAGTCCTTTATTTAAGTTTGTAAGATGTTTCTCAATGTTTAGATCACAGACGTGTCCTTGCCAAACTACCTGGTGGCCTCCTCTGTGGGTCTGTTGCCCACTCAGCTTCTCAACTCCTACCTGGGCACCACGCTTCGCACCATGGAGGACGTCATCGCAGAGCAGAGCGTCAGCGGCTACTTTGTGTTCTGCCTACAGGTGAGCTGATGGTGATAATACATTATGCTtgataattattatttctaaatgtcttaaaataaccctggattagatttttttaaagtctgtgttAAGTAGCGTGTCTTGGTTTGAATTACTGtaattgaaatattttgttgGTGGATCAGAGCTTTTTTTTCCGTCTATATTCTAAATACATATTGTCTACCAAACCTTATCCTAGTGCACAAGGATTATCAACCAGGATACAcatcatacatacacatgtttttttaaaggacaaataTGTAGAAACAATCAAATATCAAGAATCTTGTCCGGGCTagctgttttcctgttttccccctgtgcatatattgtataaaattgagttgcatgttaaactggATGAAAATGAATAGATATATTATGTACACATcaagttttaatgttaaacatacatgtggaagGTACAGTTAAACCTTAAGCTCAACTCTATGGCTACCATATTGGCTACTTTAACCATAATAAGCTTATCTTCAATGTGTaaattacatgtttgttttttcacaaataggccaAATCATCTTTCCtattaaatattgtatattttcagaaagatttgaattttgggaaaaaaagaaactttctAAAACATTTTAGACATCATTTGGCGGCCCTGCTGCACTTACTCTGAGGAACCCCCTAGTTGACCCTGTTGAATATCACTGCTATAAACTATGGCCTTTTGGGGGTTGTAGTGTGGGGTTGTAATGGACTGCAATAGACTGTGTATACAGGACTATCAAATGCGTTCCCTCCCCTCCTCGTACTTTTATTAGGAGAGCAACATATTAAGCACATCTCATTATGTAATAGTCTTCAGTTCACCAACTCAATACCAATGGTTGTGTCAAACGCAATATTGTGacttcttcctctttcctctgcAGATCGTCATCAGCATCGGCCTGATGTTCTACGTCGTGCACCGGGCACAGGTAGAGCTCAACGCAGCCATCGCTGCCTGCCAGATGGAGCTGAAGTCGTCGCACCTGAACGGCTCCTCCACCAATCACAGCGGGTTCACCTACTGCAGCAAGAGGGCTTCAGCCAGTAGTGGAAACTGCATTAATGTGGTGTGACCGTGAATCCAAACACGAGGCAGTAGCTCGTATGACTTGGTCACCTAACTGTAAGACTGCAGAACTCAAGGGAACCCGCAATGTTTAGACAGTGTCCGAAACATTTAGGTGGTTTATAATTTTCTACATCATGTTCTGACCACCCTTGTGAAAAAACCCT
The genomic region above belongs to Etheostoma cragini isolate CJK2018 chromosome 14, CSU_Ecrag_1.0, whole genome shotgun sequence and contains:
- the tmem64 gene encoding transmembrane protein 64, with the translated sequence MSMSGSTTVQLFTKLVKHAVGKAQIQLNRWLQRTATDECDKIDILICSTFDETGAGIGRSDGEPEVISDAGGTTFSNSGEFRHPCCITTFCFKSALLACILTAVCFSSVALVRQYLKDLLLWVESLDSFVGALLFIVGLIIVSFPCGWGYIVLNVAAGYLYGFVLGMGLVMVGVLIGTFVAHLVCKRLLTDWVLNKVGNSEQLSAVIRVVEGGSGLKVVALARLTPIPFGLQNAVFSITDVSLPNYLVASSVGLLPTQLLNSYLGTTLRTMEDVIAEQSVSGYFVFCLQIVISIGLMFYVVHRAQVELNAAIAACQMELKSSHLNGSSTNHSGFTYCSKRASASSGNCINVV